From a region of the Candidatus Methylomirabilis lanthanidiphila genome:
- the lutA_2 gene encoding Lactate utilization protein A — MADRYPWEEEQSREQMVIRLSDNRDANVFDQLDPPDPELYLDCIHCGFCLPTCPTYLVLGNEMDSPRGRLTLIRAASEGNIAISDSFARHMDLCLLCRACETACPSGVKFGPLMETARGQIGRQHRYPPAEQRFRDVLLRTFTDLGRLRILVSLLRLYQRSGLQRLLRGSGLLSRLGRLGRMESLLPRVPAPRTCALPEVTPPKGERRGRVGLLLGCVQRYFFAHVNAATVRVLSENGYEVIAPQDQGCCGSLLVHEGEREQGKQLARQTIDCFEQANVDLIVVNAAGCGSAMKEYGELLHADPVYAERAKTFSRKVRDISELLAETPLRGALQPLGLTVTYHDACHLAHGQKIRREPRMLLKAIPGLQLVELKESDFCCGSAGTYNLRHPDLAQQLLDRKIERIKETGADIVVSGNLGCSLQIEKGLRERGLSIRVMHPVELLDTSCGDMKQPIKRTG, encoded by the coding sequence ATGGCCGACCGCTATCCTTGGGAAGAGGAACAATCCCGTGAACAGATGGTGATCCGACTAAGCGACAATAGAGACGCTAACGTGTTCGACCAACTCGATCCGCCCGACCCGGAACTGTACCTCGACTGTATCCACTGCGGGTTCTGCCTGCCAACCTGCCCCACCTACCTGGTCCTCGGCAATGAGATGGATAGTCCGCGCGGGCGGCTTACCCTCATCCGAGCTGCCTCAGAAGGCAACATCGCCATCTCCGACAGCTTTGCCAGACATATGGATCTCTGTCTCCTCTGCCGGGCCTGCGAAACGGCCTGCCCGTCCGGCGTGAAATTCGGCCCCCTGATGGAGACGGCCAGGGGTCAGATCGGACGGCAACATCGGTATCCGCCCGCCGAGCAGCGCTTTCGCGATGTCCTGCTCCGCACCTTCACCGATCTCGGCCGCTTACGGATCCTTGTCAGTCTGCTTCGTCTCTACCAACGATCGGGCCTGCAGCGGCTTCTACGGGGCTCAGGACTCTTGAGCCGCCTGGGCCGCCTCGGTCGGATGGAATCGCTGCTTCCGCGCGTCCCGGCCCCTCGCACATGTGCGCTACCCGAGGTCACGCCGCCGAAAGGCGAGCGGCGGGGACGGGTGGGGTTGTTGCTCGGCTGCGTCCAACGGTATTTCTTCGCCCATGTGAATGCCGCCACAGTCCGGGTCTTGAGCGAGAACGGCTACGAGGTGATCGCGCCGCAAGATCAAGGTTGCTGCGGCTCGCTTCTGGTCCATGAGGGGGAGCGGGAACAAGGGAAACAGTTGGCCAGGCAGACCATCGACTGCTTCGAACAAGCCAACGTCGATCTCATCGTAGTAAACGCGGCCGGGTGCGGTTCAGCCATGAAGGAATATGGGGAACTGCTCCACGCCGACCCTGTCTACGCCGAGAGGGCCAAAACCTTCAGCAGGAAGGTACGAGATATTTCAGAGCTTCTGGCCGAGACCCCATTGCGCGGCGCACTTCAGCCGCTGGGCCTGACCGTCACCTATCACGATGCCTGCCACCTGGCCCACGGCCAGAAGATTCGGCGGGAGCCCAGAATGCTTTTGAAGGCGATTCCGGGACTCCAGCTTGTTGAGCTGAAAGAATCGGACTTCTGCTGCGGCAGTGCCGGGACCTACAATCTGCGCCACCCTGATCTGGCTCAGCAGTTGCTCGACCGGAAGATCGAGCGGATCAAAGAGACAGGAGCTGATATTGTCGTCAGCGGGAACCTCGGCTGCTCCCTCCAGATTGAAAAGGGTCTGAGAGAACGAGGGCTTTCCATCCGGGTCATGCACCCTGTGGAGCTGTTGGATACCTCTTGCGGGGACATGAAGCAGCCGATCAAGCGAACAGGCTGA
- a CDS encoding ferrochelatase: protein MVAFGGPAKSEEIRPFLANVLHGVPIPPERLEEVARHYEALGGRSPITELTFQQAKSLAVLLEREGPALPVYVGMRYWHPFVAEVVAQMGRDGVRRAVGLIMAPHDSGAASWGKSVAAVTTALGIAGPEALHVDFAQPCYDHPDFIAAMAERVHAQLQAIPHAHRHGTPLIFTAHSIPTAIAASSPYVQQLEASCRLVAETLGHPGWSLAYQSRSGNPREAWLEPDIRDVLRTLHAQEHRLVVVAPIGFVCDNVEIRYDLGVEAKALADTLGIEFRQAGTVNDHPLYIRALADLVRRRAAQG, encoded by the coding sequence ATGGTCGCCTTTGGCGGTCCCGCGAAGTCTGAGGAGATCCGCCCGTTTCTTGCCAATGTGCTGCATGGCGTACCGATCCCACCGGAACGTCTGGAGGAGGTGGCCCGTCACTACGAAGCACTCGGCGGACGGTCGCCGATCACTGAGCTGACCTTTCAGCAGGCGAAGAGCCTGGCCGTACTGTTGGAGCGCGAGGGGCCGGCACTACCCGTTTATGTCGGGATGCGCTATTGGCATCCCTTCGTCGCCGAGGTGGTGGCGCAGATGGGCCGGGACGGGGTTCGGCGCGCAGTCGGGCTGATCATGGCACCGCACGATTCCGGGGCGGCAAGCTGGGGCAAATCGGTGGCGGCGGTGACAACCGCGCTCGGCATTGCTGGTCCCGAAGCGCTCCACGTCGACTTCGCCCAGCCCTGCTACGATCATCCGGACTTCATTGCGGCAATGGCCGAGCGGGTTCATGCGCAACTGCAGGCGATCCCCCACGCCCACCGTCACGGGACGCCGCTGATCTTTACGGCCCACAGCATCCCGACGGCGATCGCCGCCTCGTCCCCTTACGTGCAGCAACTCGAGGCCTCCTGCCGACTTGTGGCGGAGACCTTGGGGCATCCCGGCTGGTCCCTGGCCTATCAGAGTCGTAGCGGCAATCCCAGGGAGGCGTGGCTTGAGCCTGATATACGCGACGTCCTGCGCACGCTCCACGCCCAGGAGCACCGATTGGTGGTGGTCGCCCCTATTGGATTTGTCTGCGACAATGTCGAGATACGCTACGATCTGGGTGTTGAAGCCAAGGCGCTGGCCGACACGCTTGGAATCGAATTTCGACAGGCCGGGACGGTGAACGATCATCCCCTCTATATCCGTGCCCTGGCCGATCTGGTGCGTCGGCGCGCGGCGCAGGGCTAG
- a CDS encoding uroporphyrinogen decarboxylase translates to MNQAIALSSAGLSGLTVVSFESRLAAPMADLISRQGGTPVSAPALREIPCTGHAEAIEFTKALLDGRIDMVVWLTGVGARALLAAVEDVVSRTEFLAALSRIPSIALGPKPQAVLRELGIPITLAVPEPNTWREVLTVIDSAAIPLLGRRVAVQEYGRSNPELIAGLEARGADVVRVPVYQWALPEDCGPLRQAIKAIVDRQVDLVLFTTAVQADHLLQVAAAAGLEEPLRAGLHDSVVASIGPTCSKALREHGLTVDLEPEHSKMGHLVQTAARHAQVLRRIKRARTVEAVASRRQEAGSTDVLRESAFMKACRLEPAPYTPIWIMRQAGRYLQEYREIRGKLSFLELCHRPDLAAEVTVTAAERLGVDAAIIFGDILLVVEPMGVGLEFTKGDGPVIHHPVRCGADLKRLRPVDIQGSLSFLFEAVRLARAALPPNIPLIGFAGAPFTLASYLIEGRGSRQYQQIKTLMYRDPAAWHALMERLSDIVSDYLNGQIAAGVQVVQLFDSWVGCLSPDDYREFVLPHTKRAIAKLAPGVPVIHFGTDTTSLLPLIREAGGNVIGLDWRVDLGEAWAGLGYNVGVQGNLDPVALFAEPDKIRRLANRILDRAAKRPGHIFNLGHGILPQTPVDHLRVLIDHVREATVR, encoded by the coding sequence ATGAACCAGGCTATCGCTCTATCCTCGGCCGGCTTAAGCGGCCTGACCGTAGTCTCTTTTGAGAGTCGGCTCGCCGCCCCGATGGCCGACCTGATCAGCCGTCAGGGGGGCACGCCGGTCTCCGCGCCTGCGCTTCGCGAGATCCCATGTACCGGGCATGCCGAGGCGATCGAGTTTACGAAGGCGTTGCTGGACGGCCGGATCGATATGGTCGTATGGTTGACCGGCGTCGGCGCCCGCGCCTTACTCGCCGCCGTAGAGGATGTCGTATCGCGCACCGAGTTTCTTGCGGCCCTGAGCCGTATTCCATCCATTGCGCTTGGTCCAAAGCCCCAGGCGGTCCTGCGGGAGCTGGGTATCCCGATCACGCTGGCCGTCCCGGAACCCAACACCTGGCGAGAGGTTCTGACGGTCATTGACAGCGCGGCCATCCCGCTGCTCGGTCGGCGGGTGGCGGTCCAGGAATACGGGCGCAGCAACCCGGAGTTGATTGCGGGGCTGGAAGCGCGCGGCGCTGATGTCGTGCGGGTCCCCGTTTACCAGTGGGCCTTGCCGGAGGATTGTGGCCCCTTGCGGCAGGCGATCAAGGCCATCGTCGATCGGCAGGTTGATCTGGTTCTCTTTACCACCGCCGTGCAGGCAGATCATTTACTGCAGGTCGCGGCGGCGGCGGGTCTGGAGGAGCCGCTGCGAGCAGGACTCCACGACTCAGTCGTCGCGTCGATCGGTCCTACGTGCAGCAAGGCGCTGCGCGAGCACGGCCTTACGGTCGACCTGGAGCCGGAGCATTCCAAGATGGGCCATCTGGTTCAGACGGCAGCGCGCCACGCTCAGGTGCTGCGCCGGATCAAGCGAGCGAGGACGGTGGAGGCGGTAGCCAGCAGGCGGCAGGAGGCGGGGAGCACGGATGTGCTGCGGGAGAGCGCATTTATGAAGGCGTGCCGCCTCGAACCGGCCCCCTATACGCCGATCTGGATCATGCGGCAGGCCGGGCGGTACCTGCAGGAGTACCGGGAGATTCGAGGTAAGCTGTCGTTTCTGGAGCTGTGCCACCGGCCCGACCTGGCGGCGGAAGTAACCGTCACAGCCGCCGAACGACTCGGCGTAGACGCCGCGATCATCTTCGGCGACATCCTCCTGGTGGTGGAACCGATGGGGGTCGGGTTAGAGTTTACCAAGGGAGACGGTCCGGTGATCCATCATCCGGTCAGGTGCGGGGCCGACCTGAAACGGCTGCGACCGGTCGATATACAAGGATCGCTCTCGTTCCTCTTCGAGGCGGTGCGCCTGGCGCGCGCGGCGCTGCCGCCGAACATTCCTCTCATCGGGTTCGCCGGGGCGCCGTTTACTCTGGCCTCGTACCTGATCGAGGGTCGCGGGTCGCGCCAGTATCAGCAGATCAAGACGCTCATGTACCGCGATCCCGCCGCGTGGCACGCTCTCATGGAACGGCTGTCGGATATTGTATCCGATTACCTGAACGGTCAGATCGCCGCGGGGGTCCAGGTGGTGCAGTTGTTTGATAGCTGGGTCGGCTGCCTCAGCCCCGACGACTATCGGGAGTTCGTCCTGCCCCACACAAAACGCGCGATCGCAAAGCTTGCGCCCGGTGTGCCGGTCATCCACTTTGGAACCGATACGACGTCGCTCCTGCCGCTGATACGGGAGGCCGGCGGGAATGTGATCGGACTGGACTGGCGAGTGGATCTTGGAGAGGCTTGGGCCGGCCTTGGGTACAACGTCGGTGTTCAAGGCAATCTGGATCCGGTGGCGCTGTTCGCCGAACCGGATAAGATTCGCCGCCTGGCCAATCGGATCCTTGATCGGGCAGCGAAACGACCCGGCCACATCTTCAACCTCGGTCATGGCATCCTCCCGCAAACCCCTGTCGACCACCTGCGTGTGCTCATCGACCATGTCCGCGAAGCGACGGTAAGGTAA
- a CDS encoding peptidylprolyl isomerase yields MNISTYGDRITPTCVEKGESMRQKWIAVAGLSLLATQASAEEAPILKTDKDKISYSIGVDVGKNLKRLGVEVDADLFGKGLRDVLSSEKLLMTEEEIRAAMTAYQTEVRQKQAQTARLAAETNKKTGETFITDNKTKEGVVTLPSGLQYKIVKKGDGKIPTDTDTVECHYRGTLIDGTEFDSSHRRGQPATFKVTGVIPGWREALKLMPVGSTWQIFIPSQLAYGERGAGRDIGPNATLIFELELLAIK; encoded by the coding sequence ATGAACATCTCGACGTATGGCGACCGCATCACGCCGACATGTGTCGAGAAAGGAGAATCAATGAGACAGAAATGGATTGCCGTTGCGGGACTCAGCCTTCTGGCGACGCAGGCGAGCGCCGAGGAAGCGCCGATCCTCAAGACCGATAAGGACAAAATAAGTTACAGCATCGGTGTCGACGTCGGCAAAAACCTCAAGCGGCTTGGCGTCGAGGTCGATGCGGATCTCTTTGGTAAAGGCTTGCGAGATGTCCTTTCCAGTGAAAAGCTCCTCATGACCGAGGAGGAGATCCGGGCGGCTATGACCGCGTATCAGACCGAAGTACGACAGAAGCAGGCGCAGACTGCGCGACTGGCGGCGGAGACCAACAAGAAGACAGGAGAGACCTTTATAACGGATAACAAAACGAAGGAGGGCGTAGTCACCCTGCCGAGCGGGCTCCAGTACAAGATCGTCAAAAAGGGCGACGGCAAGATACCGACGGATACCGATACGGTAGAGTGTCACTACCGGGGCACGCTGATCGATGGGACCGAATTTGACAGCTCCCACCGCCGCGGACAACCGGCAACCTTCAAGGTCACCGGGGTCATTCCCGGTTGGAGGGAAGCGCTCAAGCTGATGCCGGTGGGCTCTACATGGCAGATCTTCATCCCCTCTCAGCTTGCGTACGGAGAGCGGGGAGCAGGTCGAGACATCGGGCCAAACGCGACCCTCATCTTTGAACTGGAGTTGCTGGCCATCAAGTGA